In the genome of Ictalurus furcatus strain D&B chromosome 13, Billie_1.0, whole genome shotgun sequence, one region contains:
- the lrrc20 gene encoding leucine-rich repeat-containing protein 20 isoform X1, whose translation MSMFLIENRKHICNKHVNRIKDSSGWHRMGEAVANVARRINATMEDGLDTLDLSDCKLIGFPDGVLKMIRSYADKIHKITLANNNMKNLSGKFFTMFTELRELDLQGNTLTKLPDAIGEMQHLISIDLSNNNFSVFPEQLTNVHTLQNINMSGNQISDVPWERVCAMSSLNVVDLRSNPLTSSPHTSQNFTLLT comes from the exons ATGAGCATGTTTTTGATTGAGAACAGAAAGCACATCTGTAATAAACACGTGAACAGAATAAAAG ATTCCTCCGGCTGGCACAGGATGGGAGAGGCGGTGGCCAACGTTGCCAGGAGAATCAACGCAACGATGGAGGACGGATTAGACACATTAG ATCTGTCGGACTGTAAACTAATCGGTTTCCCCGATGGTGTCTTAAAAATGATTCGCAGCTATGCagataaaatacacaaaatcacACTGGCTAACAACAACATGAAGAATTTAAGTGGCAAGTTTTTCACCATGTTCACCGAACTAAGAG agCTGGATTTGCAGGGAAACACGCTGACTAAACTCCCAGATGCCATTGGAGAAATGCAGCATCTCATCAGCATCGATTTATCCAATAATAACTTCAGTGTTTTTCCTGAGCAACtgacaaatgtacacacactgcagaacaTCAACATGTCAGGAAACCAAATCtcag ACGTGCCGTGGGAGCGCGTGTGCGCGATGTCGTCCCTGAACGTTGTGGATTTGAGATCTAATCCGCTTACTTCATCGCCACACACTTCTCAGAACTTTACTCTCCTGACATAG
- the lrrc20 gene encoding leucine-rich repeat-containing protein 20 isoform X2, with product MGEAVANVARRINATMEDGLDTLDLSDCKLIGFPDGVLKMIRSYADKIHKITLANNNMKNLSGKFFTMFTELRELDLQGNTLTKLPDAIGEMQHLISIDLSNNNFSVFPEQLTNVHTLQNINMSGNQISDVPWERVCAMSSLNVVDLRSNPLTSSPHTSQNFTLLT from the exons ATGGGAGAGGCGGTGGCCAACGTTGCCAGGAGAATCAACGCAACGATGGAGGACGGATTAGACACATTAG ATCTGTCGGACTGTAAACTAATCGGTTTCCCCGATGGTGTCTTAAAAATGATTCGCAGCTATGCagataaaatacacaaaatcacACTGGCTAACAACAACATGAAGAATTTAAGTGGCAAGTTTTTCACCATGTTCACCGAACTAAGAG agCTGGATTTGCAGGGAAACACGCTGACTAAACTCCCAGATGCCATTGGAGAAATGCAGCATCTCATCAGCATCGATTTATCCAATAATAACTTCAGTGTTTTTCCTGAGCAACtgacaaatgtacacacactgcagaacaTCAACATGTCAGGAAACCAAATCtcag ACGTGCCGTGGGAGCGCGTGTGCGCGATGTCGTCCCTGAACGTTGTGGATTTGAGATCTAATCCGCTTACTTCATCGCCACACACTTCTCAGAACTTTACTCTCCTGACATAG
- the LOC128616847 gene encoding zinc finger protein 883-like isoform X1 — protein MLWLLALQRYEQHKQNCVCVFLCVCVYLKKNKMQLDSYSYGSSLCDGSNSNDITDIKEEDYLYCEVCKSSFMKECEIHGAALFVPDTPVPMGVSDRARQTLPAGLELRKSSIPDSGLGVFNKGDTVPVGVHFGPYQGELVDREEAMNSAYSWVISKGRQCEEYIDARNEKHANWMRYVNCARDEEEQNLVAFQYRGGILYRCCQSIKPGQELLVWYQEDYSKDLCVTLEYLRKKKFSFNEVKDTLLQVFSCSLCSVSYSSRIYFDNHMRRCHYEEFVRQQKSGLIKYDDDDDVKATERSTSQQISCSFSHGENQEAVYLCSECGKSFTYQSNLRQHQRIHTAEKPYDCSECGKTFNHPSNFQRHRRVHTGEKPFQCSECGKSFTQKSHLKLHQRIHTGEKPFQCSECGKSFTELSALQQHQLIHTGVKSHHCSQCGKTFNHPSNFQRHQRVHTGEKPFPCSQCGKSFTQKSHLKLHQRIHTGEKPFQCSECGKSFTHQYPLQQHQRIHTGEKPYHCLYCGRSFNHQSSLKEHQRIHTGEKPYSCSECRKSFTHLKGLQQHLHTHNGEKPFHCRQCGKSFTEQRTLRRHQRIHTGEKPYHCAQCGKSFTYHSSLQRHQQIHTGVKPYYCSQCGKTFTHQSGLQRHQRIHTGEKPYRCSLCGKSFTQNSHRKQHERLHAGGRFDYSSSLKTLNCPNTEM, from the exons ATGCTCTGGTTATTAGCTTTGCAAAGATATGAACAACACAaacagaattgtgtgtgtgtttttctctgtgtgtgtgtgtacttgaagaaaaataaaatgcagctggACAGCTACAGTTATGGAAGCAGCCTCTGCGATGGATCAAACTCTAACGACATTACAGATATTAAAGAAGAAGACTACCTCT ACTGTGAGGTTTGTAAGTCCTCCTTCATGAAGGAGTGTGAGATTCATGGTGCGGCGCTCTTCGTCCCTGACACCCCTGTTCCCATGGGGGTATCCGATCGAGCCAGACAAACCCTTCCAGCTGGTCTAGAACTTCGGAAGTCCAGTATTCCTGACTCGGGCCTGGGAGTGTTCAATAAGGGGGACACGGTTCCGGTTGGTGTTCACTTCGGGCCATATCAGGGAGAGCTGGTAGACCGAGAGGAAGCCATGAACAGTGCCTACTCTTGGGTG ATAAGCAAGGGCAGACAATGTGAAGAATACATAGACGCCAGAAACGAGAAGCATGCTAACTGGATGAG GTATGTAAATTGTGCTCGTGATGAAGAAGAGCAGAATCTGGTGGCGTTCCAGTATCGAGGAGGGATTCTCTACCGCTGTTGTCAATCCATTAAACCAGGACAAGAGCTCTTGGTGTGGTACCAAGAGGATTATTCCAAAGATCTCTGCGTTACTTTGGAGTACCTCAGGAAGAAAAAGTTCTCCTTCAATG AAGTGAAAGACACCTTATTGCAAGTCTTCTCCTGCTCCTTGTGCTCAGTGTCTTATTCAAGTCGAATTTACTTCGACAACCACATGAGGAGATGCCACTATGAGGAGTTTGTGAGACAACAAAAGTCGGGACTGAttaaatatgatgatgatgatgatgtgaaggCCACAGAAAGGTCCACTAGTCAGCAGATCTCTTGTAGTTTCTCTCATGGAGAGAATCAGGAAGCAGTTTATctctgctcagagtgtgggaagagtttcacTTACCAGAGTAATCTCAGACAACACCAACGCATCCACACTGCAGAGAAACCATAtgactgctcagagtgtggaaaGACTTTCAATCACCCGAGCAATTTCCAGCGACACCGGCGTGTCCACACGGGAGAGAAACCATTTCAATGCTcagagtgtggaaagagttttactcaAAAGAGCCATCTCAAactacaccagcgcattcacacgggagagaaacCGTTTCAGTGTTCAGagtgcgggaagagttttacaGAACTGAGTGCTCTCCAGCAACACCagctcattcacacaggagtaaaatcacatcactgttcacagtgtggaaagactTTCAATCACCCGAGCAATTTCCAGCGACACCAGCGCGTCCACACGGGAGAGAAACCGTTTCCCTGCTctcagtgtggaaagagttttactcaAAAGAGCCATCTCAAACTACACCAGCGtattcacacgggagagaaacCGTTTCAGTGCTCGGagtgcgggaagagttttactcaccAGTATCCTCTCCAACAACACCAGCGTATCCACACCGGAGAGAAGCCGTACCACTGCTTGTACTGTGGGAGAAGTTTCAATCATCAGAGCTCTCTCAAGGAGCACCAGCGTATCCACACAGGGGAGAAGCCGTACAGCTGCTCAGAGTGCAGGAAGAGCTTTACTCACCTGAAAGGTCTCCAGCAGCACCTGCACACTCACAATGGAGAGAAACCATTCCACTGtcgacagtgtgggaagagctttacaGAGCAGAGAACCCTGCGccgacaccagcgcattcacaccggagagaagccgtatcactgtgctcagtgtgggaagagttttacttacCATAGCAGTCTGCAGCGCCACCAACAGATTCACACAGGAGTGAAGCCGTattactgctcacagtgtggaaagactTTTACTCACCAGAGCGGTCTGCAgagacaccagcgcattcacacgggagagaagccatatcGCTGCTCGCTGTGCGGAAAGAGCTTTACTCAAAACAGCCATCGGAAACAACACGAGCGTCTTCACGCGGGAGGACGTTTCGATTACTCGAGCTCACTAAAGACACTTAATTGTCCTAATACAGAGATGTGA
- the LOC128616847 gene encoding gastrula zinc finger protein XlCGF26.1-like isoform X2, giving the protein MQLDSYSYGSSLCDGSNSNDITDIKEEDYLYCEVCKSSFMKECEIHGAALFVPDTPVPMGVSDRARQTLPAGLELRKSSIPDSGLGVFNKGDTVPVGVHFGPYQGELVDREEAMNSAYSWVISKGRQCEEYIDARNEKHANWMRYVNCARDEEEQNLVAFQYRGGILYRCCQSIKPGQELLVWYQEDYSKDLCVTLEYLRKKKFSFNEVKDTLLQVFSCSLCSVSYSSRIYFDNHMRRCHYEEFVRQQKSGLIKYDDDDDVKATERSTSQQISCSFSHGENQEAVYLCSECGKSFTYQSNLRQHQRIHTAEKPYDCSECGKTFNHPSNFQRHRRVHTGEKPFQCSECGKSFTQKSHLKLHQRIHTGEKPFQCSECGKSFTELSALQQHQLIHTGVKSHHCSQCGKTFNHPSNFQRHQRVHTGEKPFPCSQCGKSFTQKSHLKLHQRIHTGEKPFQCSECGKSFTHQYPLQQHQRIHTGEKPYHCLYCGRSFNHQSSLKEHQRIHTGEKPYSCSECRKSFTHLKGLQQHLHTHNGEKPFHCRQCGKSFTEQRTLRRHQRIHTGEKPYHCAQCGKSFTYHSSLQRHQQIHTGVKPYYCSQCGKTFTHQSGLQRHQRIHTGEKPYRCSLCGKSFTQNSHRKQHERLHAGGRFDYSSSLKTLNCPNTEM; this is encoded by the exons atgcagctggACAGCTACAGTTATGGAAGCAGCCTCTGCGATGGATCAAACTCTAACGACATTACAGATATTAAAGAAGAAGACTACCTCT ACTGTGAGGTTTGTAAGTCCTCCTTCATGAAGGAGTGTGAGATTCATGGTGCGGCGCTCTTCGTCCCTGACACCCCTGTTCCCATGGGGGTATCCGATCGAGCCAGACAAACCCTTCCAGCTGGTCTAGAACTTCGGAAGTCCAGTATTCCTGACTCGGGCCTGGGAGTGTTCAATAAGGGGGACACGGTTCCGGTTGGTGTTCACTTCGGGCCATATCAGGGAGAGCTGGTAGACCGAGAGGAAGCCATGAACAGTGCCTACTCTTGGGTG ATAAGCAAGGGCAGACAATGTGAAGAATACATAGACGCCAGAAACGAGAAGCATGCTAACTGGATGAG GTATGTAAATTGTGCTCGTGATGAAGAAGAGCAGAATCTGGTGGCGTTCCAGTATCGAGGAGGGATTCTCTACCGCTGTTGTCAATCCATTAAACCAGGACAAGAGCTCTTGGTGTGGTACCAAGAGGATTATTCCAAAGATCTCTGCGTTACTTTGGAGTACCTCAGGAAGAAAAAGTTCTCCTTCAATG AAGTGAAAGACACCTTATTGCAAGTCTTCTCCTGCTCCTTGTGCTCAGTGTCTTATTCAAGTCGAATTTACTTCGACAACCACATGAGGAGATGCCACTATGAGGAGTTTGTGAGACAACAAAAGTCGGGACTGAttaaatatgatgatgatgatgatgtgaaggCCACAGAAAGGTCCACTAGTCAGCAGATCTCTTGTAGTTTCTCTCATGGAGAGAATCAGGAAGCAGTTTATctctgctcagagtgtgggaagagtttcacTTACCAGAGTAATCTCAGACAACACCAACGCATCCACACTGCAGAGAAACCATAtgactgctcagagtgtggaaaGACTTTCAATCACCCGAGCAATTTCCAGCGACACCGGCGTGTCCACACGGGAGAGAAACCATTTCAATGCTcagagtgtggaaagagttttactcaAAAGAGCCATCTCAAactacaccagcgcattcacacgggagagaaacCGTTTCAGTGTTCAGagtgcgggaagagttttacaGAACTGAGTGCTCTCCAGCAACACCagctcattcacacaggagtaaaatcacatcactgttcacagtgtggaaagactTTCAATCACCCGAGCAATTTCCAGCGACACCAGCGCGTCCACACGGGAGAGAAACCGTTTCCCTGCTctcagtgtggaaagagttttactcaAAAGAGCCATCTCAAACTACACCAGCGtattcacacgggagagaaacCGTTTCAGTGCTCGGagtgcgggaagagttttactcaccAGTATCCTCTCCAACAACACCAGCGTATCCACACCGGAGAGAAGCCGTACCACTGCTTGTACTGTGGGAGAAGTTTCAATCATCAGAGCTCTCTCAAGGAGCACCAGCGTATCCACACAGGGGAGAAGCCGTACAGCTGCTCAGAGTGCAGGAAGAGCTTTACTCACCTGAAAGGTCTCCAGCAGCACCTGCACACTCACAATGGAGAGAAACCATTCCACTGtcgacagtgtgggaagagctttacaGAGCAGAGAACCCTGCGccgacaccagcgcattcacaccggagagaagccgtatcactgtgctcagtgtgggaagagttttacttacCATAGCAGTCTGCAGCGCCACCAACAGATTCACACAGGAGTGAAGCCGTattactgctcacagtgtggaaagactTTTACTCACCAGAGCGGTCTGCAgagacaccagcgcattcacacgggagagaagccatatcGCTGCTCGCTGTGCGGAAAGAGCTTTACTCAAAACAGCCATCGGAAACAACACGAGCGTCTTCACGCGGGAGGACGTTTCGATTACTCGAGCTCACTAAAGACACTTAATTGTCCTAATACAGAGATGTGA
- the ndr2 gene encoding nodal-related 2, giving the protein MKAAGGLVLLLHLGALGLGSGFSTQRNESQYFPSYMMRLYHSFSTNQTPAPPSSSSSSSAPLHHLHPHHHADLDRALRADTVRSVAPRNVVFRDRNWITTFDLSTLLSERHIQAVELRIRVPTVTLQPEVTVELRHHQDWPCPKHSVCIEDQSLGFLPESSLISSSNHWRVYNVTARLLRWMDVALSQRRSRAMRGKVKGHATSGVKVANVGMNRALLVVFSYEGSKDGEQDKASLLRTAERSKFLLSAESQVVRRVKRQKSRRKNDKNEREKENEKKSLCRRVDMHVDFNQIGWGSWIIFPKKYNAYRCEGACPNPLGQDFHPTNHAYMQSLLKHFQQGRVPSPCCAPVRTSALSMLYYENGEMILRHHEEMVVEECGCH; this is encoded by the exons ATGAAGGCAGCGGGAGGGTTGGTGCTCCTGCTCCACCTCGGCGCTCTGGGACTGGGATCAGGATTCAGCACTCAGAGGAACGAGAGTCAGTACTTTCCCTCCTACATGATGCGTCTGTATCACAGCTTCAGCACCAATCAGACTCCAGCACcgccatcttcatcatcttcatcatcagcgCCACTTCATCACCTCCATCCTCATCATCACGCGGATCTGGACAGAGCGCTGAGAGCCGACACGGTCCGCAGCGTCGCTCCCAGGA atgtAGTCTTTCGAGACAGAAACTGGATCACGACCTTTGACCTTTCCACTTTGCTCTCTGAGCGCCACATCCAGGCTGTCGAGCTGAGGATCCGCGTTCCTACGGTGACCCTTCAGCCGGAGGTTACCGTGGAGCTGCGTCATCATCAGGACTGGCCGTGTCCCAAACACAGCGTGTGCATCGAGGACCAGTCACTGGGATTTCTCCCAGAATCCTCTCTGATCAGCTCGTCCAATCATTGGAGAGTGTATAACGTCACGGCTCGGCTGCTCCGCTGGATGGATGTCGCGCTCTCGCAGAGGAGGAGTAGGGCGATGAGAGGgaaggtcaaaggtcacgcAACTTCAGGCGTCAAGGTGGCAAACGTGGGAATGAATCGCGCGCTGCTGGTGGTGTTCTCATACGAGGGATCGAAGGACGGAGAGCAGGATAAAGCGAGTCTGCTTCGTACGGCCGAGCGCTCCAAATTCCTCCTGAGTGCGGAGAGTCAGGTGGTGAGGAGGGTGAAGAGGCAGAAGAGCCGCCGCAAGAACGacaagaacgagagagagaaagagaacgagaagAAGAGCCTCTGCAGGAGAGTGGACATGCACGTCGACTTCAACCAGATCGGATGGGGCTCCTGGATCATCTTCCCTAAAAAGTACAACGCCTACCGCTGTGAAGGGGCGTGTCCTAATCCACTTGGACAGGACTTCCACCCTACAAACCACGCCTACATGCAG AGTTTACTGAAACACTTCCAGCAGGGTCGAGTTCCCTCGCCGTGCTGCGCTCCAGTCCGCACCAGCGCCCTCAGCATGCTGTACTATGAGAACGGAGAGATGATCCTGCGGCATCATGAAGAGATGGTTGTGGAGGAGTGCGGCTGTCACTGA
- the LOC128616847 gene encoding gastrula zinc finger protein XlCGF26.1-like isoform X3: MRYVNCARDEEEQNLVAFQYRGGILYRCCQSIKPGQELLVWYQEDYSKDLCVTLEYLRKKKFSFNEVKDTLLQVFSCSLCSVSYSSRIYFDNHMRRCHYEEFVRQQKSGLIKYDDDDDVKATERSTSQQISCSFSHGENQEAVYLCSECGKSFTYQSNLRQHQRIHTAEKPYDCSECGKTFNHPSNFQRHRRVHTGEKPFQCSECGKSFTQKSHLKLHQRIHTGEKPFQCSECGKSFTELSALQQHQLIHTGVKSHHCSQCGKTFNHPSNFQRHQRVHTGEKPFPCSQCGKSFTQKSHLKLHQRIHTGEKPFQCSECGKSFTHQYPLQQHQRIHTGEKPYHCLYCGRSFNHQSSLKEHQRIHTGEKPYSCSECRKSFTHLKGLQQHLHTHNGEKPFHCRQCGKSFTEQRTLRRHQRIHTGEKPYHCAQCGKSFTYHSSLQRHQQIHTGVKPYYCSQCGKTFTHQSGLQRHQRIHTGEKPYRCSLCGKSFTQNSHRKQHERLHAGGRFDYSSSLKTLNCPNTEM, translated from the exons ATGAG GTATGTAAATTGTGCTCGTGATGAAGAAGAGCAGAATCTGGTGGCGTTCCAGTATCGAGGAGGGATTCTCTACCGCTGTTGTCAATCCATTAAACCAGGACAAGAGCTCTTGGTGTGGTACCAAGAGGATTATTCCAAAGATCTCTGCGTTACTTTGGAGTACCTCAGGAAGAAAAAGTTCTCCTTCAATG AAGTGAAAGACACCTTATTGCAAGTCTTCTCCTGCTCCTTGTGCTCAGTGTCTTATTCAAGTCGAATTTACTTCGACAACCACATGAGGAGATGCCACTATGAGGAGTTTGTGAGACAACAAAAGTCGGGACTGAttaaatatgatgatgatgatgatgtgaaggCCACAGAAAGGTCCACTAGTCAGCAGATCTCTTGTAGTTTCTCTCATGGAGAGAATCAGGAAGCAGTTTATctctgctcagagtgtgggaagagtttcacTTACCAGAGTAATCTCAGACAACACCAACGCATCCACACTGCAGAGAAACCATAtgactgctcagagtgtggaaaGACTTTCAATCACCCGAGCAATTTCCAGCGACACCGGCGTGTCCACACGGGAGAGAAACCATTTCAATGCTcagagtgtggaaagagttttactcaAAAGAGCCATCTCAAactacaccagcgcattcacacgggagagaaacCGTTTCAGTGTTCAGagtgcgggaagagttttacaGAACTGAGTGCTCTCCAGCAACACCagctcattcacacaggagtaaaatcacatcactgttcacagtgtggaaagactTTCAATCACCCGAGCAATTTCCAGCGACACCAGCGCGTCCACACGGGAGAGAAACCGTTTCCCTGCTctcagtgtggaaagagttttactcaAAAGAGCCATCTCAAACTACACCAGCGtattcacacgggagagaaacCGTTTCAGTGCTCGGagtgcgggaagagttttactcaccAGTATCCTCTCCAACAACACCAGCGTATCCACACCGGAGAGAAGCCGTACCACTGCTTGTACTGTGGGAGAAGTTTCAATCATCAGAGCTCTCTCAAGGAGCACCAGCGTATCCACACAGGGGAGAAGCCGTACAGCTGCTCAGAGTGCAGGAAGAGCTTTACTCACCTGAAAGGTCTCCAGCAGCACCTGCACACTCACAATGGAGAGAAACCATTCCACTGtcgacagtgtgggaagagctttacaGAGCAGAGAACCCTGCGccgacaccagcgcattcacaccggagagaagccgtatcactgtgctcagtgtgggaagagttttacttacCATAGCAGTCTGCAGCGCCACCAACAGATTCACACAGGAGTGAAGCCGTattactgctcacagtgtggaaagactTTTACTCACCAGAGCGGTCTGCAgagacaccagcgcattcacacgggagagaagccatatcGCTGCTCGCTGTGCGGAAAGAGCTTTACTCAAAACAGCCATCGGAAACAACACGAGCGTCTTCACGCGGGAGGACGTTTCGATTACTCGAGCTCACTAAAGACACTTAATTGTCCTAATACAGAGATGTGA